The Onychomys torridus chromosome 4, mOncTor1.1, whole genome shotgun sequence genome includes a window with the following:
- the Fam163b gene encoding protein FAM163B translates to MTAGTVVITGGILATVILLCIIAVLCYCRLQYYCCKKDESEEDEEEPDFAVHSHLPPLHSNRNLVLTNGPALYPAAATSFSQKSPQARPLCRSCSQYEPPTFFLQEPEDEDFEGVRNGGGRVAYKTISQEDVDLPPTSFGGLQALNPNRLSAMREAFSRSRSVSTDV, encoded by the exons ATGACAGCTGGGACGGTGGTCATCACTGGGGGCATCTTGGCAACTGTGATTCTGCTCTGTATCATCGCCGTTCTGTGCTACTGTCGGCTTCAG TACTACTGCTGCAAGAAGGATGAATCCGAGGAAGACGAGGAGGAGCCCGACTTTGCTGTGCACTCACACCTGCCGCCCCTGCATTCCAATCGCAACCTTGTGCTGACCAACGGGCCTGCTCTCTACCCAGCTGCCGCCACCTCTTTCAGCCAGAAGTCCCCACAGGCTCGCCCTCTGTGCCGCAGCTGCTCCCAGTACGAGCCGCCCACCTTCTTCCTGCAGGAGCCGGAGGACGAGGACTTTGAGGGTGTGCGCAACGGTGGGGGCCGCGTGGCCTACAAAACCATCAGCCAGGAGGACGTGGATCTGCCCCCAACGAGCTTCGGGGGCCTGCAGGCACTCAACCCCAACCGCCTCTCTGCCATGCGGGAGGCCTTTTCCCGAAGCCGCAGCGTTAGCACCGACGTGTGA